From Toxorhynchites rutilus septentrionalis strain SRP chromosome 2, ASM2978413v1, whole genome shotgun sequence, a single genomic window includes:
- the LOC129767415 gene encoding transmembrane protein 258 has translation MDSMVRYISPVNPAVFPHLASVLLLIGTFFTAWFFVFEVSRPKHGGGSGKDGIIFKELLISLFASVFLGFGVLFLLLSVGIYV, from the coding sequence ATGGATTCGATGGTACGCTACATTTCCCCGGTGAATCCAGCCGTCTTTCCACATCTCGCCAGTGTGTTACTGCTGATCGGCACCTTCTTCACTGCCTGGTTTTTCGTGTTCGAAGTATCGCGACCAAAACATGGCGGCGGCAGCGGCAAAGATGGAATTATCTTCAAGGAGCTGCTAATCTCACTGTTTGCGTCCGTCTTTCTCGGGTTCGGCGTACTGTTTCTGCTGCTGTCCGTGGGAATCTACGTGTGA